One Candidatus Woesebacteria bacterium genomic window, TTGCTTTTAAAAACCAGTCTTTGGGAAATTCGTTCTTACAATCTGTCATATATTTTCCTCCAAAAACTCCAAGCTCAAGCATTTCTTTTGGAGAAAGTTCAGGCTTAAAATCAGGATGAAAGTTTTCTCCCATAGGCTCGGTTAAATAGTAAACGTAATTTTTTTGCATTTTGTCATTGACTACTATTTTTTTCTTCATATTTTTGTTAATAGGCTTTTTTATTTTTTTCTAAGAAAATGAATAGAAGCGCAGAAATCACCGCCGTTGTTCCTCCAAAAATAAATGGCAGTCTGACGTCAATATAAGTCCAAAGTAGTCCGGCAATAAGGGAAGCAAAAAAAGTACAAACTCCGGTTGCCATCTGATAAACACCAAGAGAGGTGGCCATTCTTTCTTTATCACCTATTAAGCTCACGTAAGCTTTACTCACGCCTTCAGTCAGAGCCATATAGAAGCCGTAGAACATAAAGAGGAGCCAGATCAAAATCTGAGATTGATTGATGCCAAAAAGAAAGTAAATAACAGCAAAGAGAAACCAGCCAAAAATAAGTAATTTCTTGGGACCAACTTTATCGCTTAAGACGCCAGCAGGTGTGGAAAAAATTGCGTAGGAAAGGTTAAAAAAAGCGTAGGCAAAGACAGCCAGACTGGTAGTTAAACCAAGATTTTTTGCTCTTAAGATTAGAAAGGTATCTGAGCTGTTGCCAATAGCAAAGATGATGCTAGTAAAAAGAAAGATCTTGAATGAAGGGTTTAGGTTTCTAAGAGAAAATTTTGGTAAGACTGTTTTTCCTGTTTCTATTCTTTTTTCTTTAACGAAAAATACAAGAAGTAAAACGGCAATTAAGCCAGGGAAAAAGGCAATATAGAAAATTTGCCTGAGATTATTATCAAGAAATTTAATTAAAATTATGGCGGTCAAAGGGCCTATTACTGCTCCTAAAGTGTCTAATGCCCGATGGAAACCAAAAGCCCTGCCTCTTTTTGTTTTATCGCTGTTTTCAGCAATTAAGGCATCTCTTGCTGAGGTTCTAATGCCTTTTCCAAAGCGATCCATAAAACGGCCTAATAAGACAAGAGGCCAGTTTTGGGCAAAACCAATAATTAGTTTGGAAAAGGTGGAAAGGGAATAGCCTCCGGTGATAAAAATCTTTCTTTTCTTAAGTTTATCAGAAAACCAGCCGGAAAAAGCTTTCAAGAGACTGGCAGTTGATTCTGCTATTCCCTCAATTAAACCAACTACTGAGGCTGGCGCTTGTAATACCGAGGTTAAGAAAATTGGCACGATGGGGTAAATCATCTCAGAGGCTATATCATTAAAAAAACTGACAAGTCCCAGAATAAAAACATTTCTTGAGACGCCGAGTTTATTTTTCATAGAGATTTCCCTTTCGTGGGCTTTTTAGTTGTTAAAACCCTTGCACACCAAAGTATAATCCTGAAAAAATTACTCCGCAATTAAAAATACTAATCTTTCTTCCTATATAACTTTTATTGAAGTTTGTTGTGTTAAATTGTAAAGCTGTGTCTTTAGCGTATGGAAAAATGGTTCAGATAAGAACTTAAAAAGCCTGTACTTTAGGCTTGGAATTTATTATCTGTTCTGGGGTTATTTGAACGGCTTAAAATTTAATTTAGAATCTTTGCGGTGTCTGTTCGAAAAAATTCGAACCGATTTCGCCCAAAACCGATAAAACTCGCGGGGCGGGCGGCATTCCCCCCCAGACCCCCCTTCCGCCCGCCCCGTGGAAGGCGACCTTTTCGGATTGAAAAACTGCCAAAGAACCTGAAAAAATATCGGCTCGAACTTTATTTTGGCCAAAAGCGGGCTTTTTCTCATCTTTGCCTTGTAAAAATTTACTTGCTTTTATTATATTTGTTAGTATAATAATGAAAGAAGAAAATATCAACAATTTTATGATATCAAAATATGGAAAATAATCAAGGCAATAAATTAGGAAAGAAAATCAAAAAGTTAAGAACTGATCTTGGTTTGTCTCAAGACGAGCTCGCCCGAAAAGCCGATATACCTTATACCACTTTAACCAAGATTGAAACAGGGGTTATTAAAAAGCCTTCTGTGTATGTGGTGGCGAAGATTGCAAAGGCGTTGAATACAAAATTGGATGATTTAATAAATTAAGGATAAAAAACTATGAACTATTGGCTAAAATTAAGTATTGAATACGCTAACCAAAGAAGTTATTTGGATGATTTATTTCAAGTATATCCAACTATACCCGAGGGTATCAGAGATATAGATGAAAATATTTGGGAAGAAGTAGAACAAGCTTTTAAAAACAAAGACAATACTGGACTGTTAAAGAGCCTTCTTAAGTTCGACCTTTTCCCAATAAAAGATTCTTATGTAGCTTATCTAAAGAGGGATCCGTCTGCAATCGAAAGAAACCCAGCCACAGTAAACCGACTTTGCGGAAGACTTTATGAAATGGGTCTCGACAATATTTTTAAGCGTTGTTCAGAACCTAAAGAAACGAACAGACAAATAGGCCCTTTATTTAGGCGATGGCTTAACAAAAAATCTTTAGGTATTCAACCCGTTAAATTAGAAGAATTTTTAAAAACAAAAGAAAATGCCATATTAGATGGAAGTGATGCGGAGATAAAAAGTTTTGCTCAAGAGCATTTAAATTACAACAGAAACAAAGGGCTAGATTTTATTGCTAGATTTAATGGTAAATACATTATTGGTGAAGCCAAATTTTTAACAGATTTTGGTGGTCATCAAAATGCTCAATTCAATGATGCAATAGAAACACTGAAGTTGAAAGGTGTCAAGGCTATTACTATAGCCATATTAGATGGAGTTTTATATATCAAGGGGAATAATAAAATGTATCGTGAAATAACGACAACTTTCAAAGACTACAATATCATGAGCAGTTTGGTTTTAAGAGATTTTTTATACCAAGTTTAATTTATTTAGGACTATGATACTGACTTATAAAAATAAAAAAAAAAGAAATAGATATAATTAATCACACCAAGAAAGCCAAACTTGTTTATGTTTCTGAACAAAAGGGATTCAGAAACAAGCTAATTCAGGGTAATAATCTTGAAGTATTAAAAACTCTTTTAGAAGATTACAACTTTAAAGGGAAAATAGATCTTGTTTACATAGATCCTCCATTTGCTACAAACGGAGATTTTAAGATAAGTGATGATAGAGCTAATACCGTGAGTAAAAGCTCCTCTGATGAGGTCGCATATAGCGATACCCTAACTGGTAGCGATTATCTGGAATTTTTAAGAGAGCGTTTGATCCTATTGAGAGAATTGATGTCTGAAAAAGCGTCTATATATCTTCATATTGATTATAAGATTGGGCACTATGTGAAGGTTATAATGGACGAAGTTTTTGGGGTTGAAAATTTCCGTAATGATATAACACGTATCAAATGTAATCCTAAAAATTTTCAAAGAAAGGCTTATGGCAATATAAAGGATTTAATACTTTTTTATTCTAAAACAAAAAACCCAACTTGGAATGATCCGAGAGTTCCTTTTACTGAAGAAGACATCCGAAGATTGTTTACAAAAGTTGATAAAGATGGAAGAAGATATACAACTGTACCATTACATGCTCCAGGTGAAACATTAAACGGTAAAACTGGACAAGAGTGGAGAGGAATAAGACCTCCAAAGGGAAGACATTGGAGGAGCGACCCCGAAGTTTTAGATGAGCTAGATAAGAAAGGTTTAATAGAATGGTCAGAGAGTGGAGTACCGAGAAAGAAGATTTATGCTGATGAACAAAAGGGTAAAAAAATGCAGGATATTTGGGAATTTAAGGACCCTCAATATCCTTTGTATCCTACGGAAAAAAACTTAGATTTATTAAAGACTATTATAAAGGCTTCTTCAAATGAAGGCGATCTTGTACTTGATTGTTTTTGTGGATCTGGAACAACATTAGTTGCCGCACAAGAATTAAATAGAAATTGGATTGGTATTGACCAATCAGAGCATGCAATAAAAGTAACAAAAAAAAGACTATCTAAAATACCAAGAGATTTATTCTCTGGTGATGTAGAATATGAATTTTTAATTCAAAAATAGCCAGATGAGAATTACAGAATTAACAATAAAAAATTACCGGAGTTTTGACCCAGCAGGACAGACAATAAAATTCCCCTCGGTTCATTGTGCTTTAGTTGGAAAAAATAATGCAGGTAAGAGCAATATCTTTAGTGCATTAAACCTAGTTTTAGGAGCTAAAAATCCTGCTTACATAAAATTTGAGGAAGATGACTACTTCGATATAAATTTACCAATCGAAATAAAAGTTGTTATTTCTGACATAACAGAGGATGATAAAAATATTTTGTTTACACTTCCTAATTTAACAAGGCAACAAAAAGGTGCTTTAAATTCAAAAATATCCAATGGCGAAGCAGATATAACTTTTTTGTTGCGAAAAAACTATGAATATATTCCACTAGATGAAGACGAAGAACAAGCAGGTGAATCTCAAGATACTTTTGAAATAAAACTTTGGGGATTCAATGTTTATAGAAAAAAAGAAGATATTCGAAAATTTTTAATACGCACGTTGTTAGTTCCAGCTGTAAGAGATTACAAAAATGAACTTTCTGCCTCTAAATGGACCCAATACGGGCAATTAATGAAAAGTGTTTTAGAAGACTCCCCTAAATATGCAGAGATAAAATCTGATCTTCAAAATTTAAATGAGAAAATTCAAGAAATATTTAAGAGCGAGAAAGAGAAACTTTTAAAAAGCGCGCGTATTGTTTCTTATGTTGATGATATTTCCTTTCAGTTAACAAAGGAAAACCATCCTTCAGAATTATTAAGAAATCTTGAGATTTTTATTAAAGAAGGTGGTAAATTATTTAATATCGATTATGTTGGTACAGGCACTCAAAGTGCTATTATTATTGGTATCCTTGAACTAGCATTAAAAAATAAATCGACAAAAAATAGGGTATTTTGCATTGAAGAACCAGAAGCCTTCATCCACCCTCATGGAATTAGGTATTTAGGAAGTCTTATTAAGAATATTTCTAGTGAGCAGAATACACAAGTTATTATTTCAACTCACTCTCTATCACTTACTGCTAATTTCGAACCAAAGGAGATAATTAAGGTTGATAAGGAAAACGGAAAAACTGTAATTAGACAAGATCCCTCTTTTGATGTTGTTCCTTTTAGACGATTTATTCATCAGGATAATGCAGAATTGTTCTTTAGCGATAGAGTAATTTTGGTAGAAGGACCAACAGAAAAGCATCTTTTCGATAATTTAGACAAAATCACAAAACAAAATCCCGCAAATCCAGATAGTGAGGATTGTAATTTTGACAGGATAAATATCGGTATAATTAGGATGGATTCTGTTGATAGTATTGTAAATTACATAAAGATACTTTCTGCTTTTGGTATTGAATATTGCGCAATTGTTGATAAAGATTTTGTTTTAGATCCATCAAAACAGAATAAACTTAAGGAGTTATGTAGAGAGATCGGAGTTAATTATCAAAACAATGACATACCCCAACTGATAAATAATTTAAAATCAAAAAATATTCTAGTTAATACAAAAGGAGAAATCGAAGATTTATTTCCTGACCAAGATATTGCAAATATTACTGGAAGAAATATATCAGATATACAGGGAATAAAGAGTAAATATCCAAATAAGACAAGCAAAGCATTTAAAGAATTGTTTGGTACTGGTAAAGCAGAATACGCAATCCAGATTGCAGGCTATTATGTACAAAATAATACCTCTCATCCTTTAGAGGATATTATTAGAAAACTTTACAAAAAGGATATTTCTAATATAAATTTATAAAAGAATTTGCCGCCAAAGAAAAACTTGAAATCGTCGCCTCGCTTTGCGAGGCAAAAACTGCCAAAGAACCTGGCCGAACTGTGTTCGGCGAAATGTTAGATAGAATTGAAAAGGGCGCAGCCCAAGGAATTTTGGCTTGGCATCCTGATAGACTGGCAAGAAATTCCATTGATGGCGGAAGGATTATCTATCTGCTGGACACAGGAAAACTTAAGGATTTAAAATTTCCTACTTTTTGGTTTGATAATACACCACAAGGCAAGTTTATGTTGAATATTGCCTTTGGGCAAAGCAAATATTACATAGATAATCTTTCAGAAAACATTAAACGAGGACACAGGGCAAAACTACGAAAAGGTATTTGGCCAAGCTTTGCCCCTCTTGGATATCTCAACAACCATAAGACAAAAGGGATAGATATTGATCAAGAGAAAGCACCGCTTATCAGAAAAGCGTTTGAATTATACGCCACTGGAGAATATACGCTAAAAGCAATTGCAAAAATTTTAAAAGACGCAGGACTTAGAAGCTACAAGGGCAAGGTGCTTTCTGTTTCCTGTGTCCAGCGAATGCTTAAAAATACGTTTTACTATGGTGTTTTTAGGTTCAATGGCGAAATGTATGATGGAAGCCACGAGCCAATTATTTCCAAGAAACTTTTTGATACTATTCAACAGGTAATGAATAACAGAGGCAAGAAAAAGCGAAAAAGAAAACATAACTTTGCTTTTTCTGGGCTTATGCGTTGCGGAAATTGCGGTTGCATGATTACTGCTGAAATTCAAAAGGGATATATTTATTATCGTTGCACCAAGAAAAAGCAAAGATGCAATGAAAAGTATTTGCGCGAAGAAAAACTTGTTGAACAGCTAAAAGCAATAATTCAAAAAGTTTCCTTGCCAGATGAATGGGCAGAGAAAATGTTGGAAGAAATTGAGAAAGAGAAGGAACAGGCCAAACAAGAAACAAAATCACTTGTTCAAAATCTATTAAAACAAAAAGTGGCAATTGAAAGGAAGATGGACAGACTGCTTGATCTTTATATTGAAGGCAAGGGTATTGAACCGGAAGAATATCAAGCTAAAAAACAGAAACTTCTTAATGAAAAACTGAAAATTCAACAGAAGATTAAAGATTTTGAACAAACAGGAAATAATTGGCTCGAACCAATGAAAGAAATGATTTTAGCCAGTAGCCAAGCCAAAATTCTATCGTCGCAGAGCGACAATTCTCAAATTCGAGCATTTCTAAAAAATATCGGCTCGAACTTTATTTTAAAAGGTAAAAAATTCCAATTTGAAGGGAAAATCGGCTGGCGTGCCCTTTTAAATTCCCCCCAGAATACCAATTGGCGGAGGGTACAGGATTCGAACCTGTGCCCGCCTGTAAGGCGGAGCGGTTTTCGAGACCGCCGCTTTAGTCCACTCAGCCAACCCTCCACTCTTGGCTCCTTTTAATTAGTGCACCTGGGAGGAATTGAACCTCCAACCTTTTGGTCCGCAACCAAACGTTCTATCCGTTGAACTACAGGTGCGAATGAAACAAGAACTACAAACTAGTTTTCCCGCCAGTTTACAATAATTCTTTTTTTATCTATTTTGCATTTTGGTCGAGAACCAGCCAGCCAGTTTTTCAAGTGAGGAAGGAGGAATAGGTTGTTTAACAACATAATTTTTCAAAACAGATTCTATTTTCTCTTTGTCTTTTTTCTCTGTCACAAGCTCCATTTTCCCCGGTATAAAGTTAGTTCCCAAAATAAGCTTGTTGTAATCTTTTTCTTCTTCTATCCAAAAACTAATAATATTTTCCCAGGGAATGATGTTGTCTTTTATTCTCACTCCAAAGTTGGTTATTTTGTACTCAACTTTCTCAGGTTCTACATTGTGCAAGATAAAATAAAGGAAAGACAAAGCTATTAAAAGTACAACAGGCACCCACCCTTCCGCTATAAAAATAATAAGGCTGATAACTGCCAAAACCGCGCCTGAATTAAGATAAAATTCTTTGCTTTTCTTTTCAAAGGGCCTAAGGTAAGCTTGCCAAGAGAAAAACACTTGTTCTTGAACAAGCTTTGGTTCTTTTTTTTCTGGGACAGGCATTTTCATCTAACAAAATTATATCAGATTTATCCAAATTTACCTAAGGAGACTCTTCTGCTATAATTGCTTTATTGGAGGTGTCGCCTAGTGGTCGATGGCAGAGGTTTGCTAAACCTCGACCCCAAAAGGGTCACGTGGGTTCGAATCCCACCACCTCCGCTTTATGAATAACAATCTGATGCTTGTTGGGGGAGCTGTTGTCTTTAAAAGGGCAAATAATGGCCGTGTGGATTGGTTCTTGGTTGAGGAAAATAGCAAGGGTTGGGAAATTCCCAAAGCTGTTGTGAGAAAAGGTGAATCGTCTGTCAGGGCGGTTTTGCGGACAATGGGGGAGCAAGCTGGTATGAGTTGCCGAGTTTTAGAAGAGGTGGGTAGGATTGAGGATAATCTTGAGGTTAATGGTAAAAAGACTTCCCGAAGGATTATTTATTATTTGGTCTTGGGTAGAACTGGTGGTGAGGCTTTGGGTTTTGACAGCTCTGCTTGGCTTAATCTTAATTCGGCTTTAAAAAGAGTGTCTTGGGAGAAAGAGAAAATGATTTTAAAAAAGGCTAAGCTTGAGTTTGAAAAGTGGCTTTCAAGACAAAAGAAATAGCTTTTAGTGGGGTGGGATCGCATAGTGGACTAGTGCGCACGCTTGGAGAGCGTGTGTCGCCGCAAGGTGACCGAGGGTTCGAATCCCTCTCCCACCGCTTAATTTCCCTTACCTTGGTGGGTTGGCCGAGTGGTTTATTTCGAACGAAGTGAGAAACAAGCTTTGTTTTTTAAGCGGAGCGAGAAAAACAAAGCTTATGGCGCAGGTCTTGTCCGCCATTGGCGGATCAAGTTTTAGGAGGGATTGATATCTGTTGTTTTGGCTTTTACATTGGTGGGTTGGCCGAGTGGTTTACTGCGAAGCAGCAAAACACGAGGCTAATCTGAATAGCTTTTTCTTTGGTGGGTTGGCCGAGTGGTTTATGGCGCAGGTCTTGAAAACCTGTGGGAGCAATCCCTCAGAGGTTCGAATCCTCTACCCACCGCCTCTCTCTTGCCCCCGTAGTTTAATGGATAAAACGAGGGCTTCCGGAGCCTTCGATGGAAGTTCAATTCTTCCCGGGGGCACAGTGAAGCTGGGAGGCTAGTCTTCGCCTATGGCAGAGTTGGTCAAAGCTAGTCGAAGCTAGTATTTTGTATTATGTATTATGCAGGGAATAAAGGTAGGAAGTAGAAAGTAGTAAGTAGAAAGCAACGGATTTCAGATATCGGCTATCGGACGTCGGCTATCGGATGTCGGACATCGGAGCCAGTCAAAAGCTAGTTAAAGTTGGTATCAAGCATCACGAAGCAGGTGTCGAGTATGGTAATAGGTAAAAGGCAAGGGGTAAAAGTTAAAAGAATTCGGATTTCAGCTATCAGCCGTCAGCTGCCGGAGTTGATTGCTATCTTAATTCCTTAAATCATAAATCAAAATTCTATAATCAAGGTTTTGAATTTTGACTTTTAAGTTTTGAGTTATATTTTTTGACTTTTAAGTTTTAAGTTTTAATTTAATTTGTGATTTGAGAAATTGGATAATTGTAGAATTGTTTAGAATTTAGGATTTAGAAATTAGAATTTAATTTTTGTGATTTGTGATTTGTAATTTGTTTGTAGTTTGGAATTTGTGATTTGTATATTGTAATTTGTAATTTGTCTTACATCTATGGATCAGGTAGAAGAGATTAAGCAAAAGACAGACATTGTTAATATTATCTCAGAAAGGCTTGAACTTAAAAAAGCAGGCAGGAATTACAAGGCTTTATGCCCCTTTCATCAGGAGAAAACTCCTTCTTTTATGGTTTCACCCGAGCTTCAGATTTACAAGTGCTTTGGTTGTGGCGAATCAGGAGATGTCTTTTCTTTTCTTGAAAAATATGAGGGAATGAGTTTCTTTGAGACGCTTCAATACCTGGCTGATAAATTGGGAATTAAACTTAAAAGGGTAAATCTGGGAAGAGAGGACAAAAGAGAGCGAATCTTGTCTTTAAATGAATTGGCAGCTAAGTTTTATAATTACGTTCTTTTGGAGCATAAACTGGGGAAAAAGGCCCTGTCTTATCTGACTGAGAAAAGAGGGCTTAAGCTTGAAACTGTTAAAAAGTTTAATTTAGGTTTTTCTCCCAAGAATAGTCAGGCTTTGGTCAACTTTTTGATTAAAAAGAAAGGTTTTACAAAAGAGGAGTTAATCGAATCTGGAACTTTTTTCCCTCGTGCGGGCGCTTTGCAGGATCGTTTTTATGGCCGTGTGATTTTTCCTCTTTATGATCATCGAGGCAGAACCGTGGGCTTTGGGGGTAGAATTTTGCCACCTGAATTTGGTGGAGAAGAAAATAAAGATCAAGCTAAATATATAAATTCTCCTGAGACTTTGGTTTATAAAAAATCGCACACCTTGTTTGGCTTAAATCTTGTTAAAGAGGAAATTAAAAGAGAAAAGGAAGTGGTGATAGTCGAAGGAGAACTAGATATGATTTCCTCTTATCAAGCAGGAGTTAGAAATATAGTGGCTGTTAAAGGTTCTGCTTTGACACAAGAGCAGGCCTCTTTGCTTTTAAGGTTTGCTGAAAAGTTTATCTTTGCCTATGACACAGATAACGCTGGAATTAACGCTATTAAAAGGGGAGCCGTTGTTACCCAAAAGTTAGGAGCTCAAATAAAAGTGGCGCGTCTTGGGAGTTATAAAGACCCAGATGATATGGCAAGAGCTAATCCTGAAGGTTTGAAGAGAGTGGTTCAAGAAGCAGTTCCTGTTTGGGACTTTTTGATTGATTTGTCTTTTGAAAAAAATGACGCAAAAACTGGAGAGGGTAAAGCCAAGATTAGTCAAGAGCTAGTGCCTATTTTATCAAGTATCGAAGACAAGATTGTTCAGGCACATTATGTTGAAGTTTTGGCTGAAAGACTTTCGGTTCCTTCAACGGCTGTTTTTGAAGAGGTTTCAAAAAAGCAAGGCGAGGCTGTTTTGGAACAAAAAGTAGTTACAGAAAAATTTGCTCCTAAGAAAAGTAGACGTGAGCTTTTGGAAGAAAGATTATTGGCTCTTCTTTTTCAAAGTGATGTGGAAGGTATTTTAGATGAGTCATTAGATTTATTTTTGCAAAGTCGAGTTCATAAAAAGTTAGTGGAGGAGTTAAGGAAATTCCTTAGCGAGAGTAAAAAATTTGATCCTGCTTTGTTTTTAAAGGCTCTTCCTTCTGAAATTGCAGGTCATTTTTCAGAATTAATGCTTTATGAAGCTGGTTTTGATTTTGAGGATAAAGAGCGTTTAGAAAAAGAAATTGCTTCAATTAAGAAAGATCTTAAACAAGAGATGATTAAAGAAAAATTGATTGATATTCAAGAAAAGATGAAGCAAGCTGAGGCAAAGAGGGATGTTGAGGCTTTAAATTTGCTTCGTAAGGAATTTGCCCAAAAAACAAGTGAGCTTTCGGCTTTGAATAAAGAGAATGGCGTTGTATAATCAAGTGCAAATAATATGGAGAAAAAGGTAGCCTCAGAGCTTATTAAAAAAGGCAGGAGTCAAGGGTTTTTAACTCAAGACGAAATTCTTGAGGCATTTCCTGATGCTGAAAACCACATTGAGGAGTTAGATGAGCTTTATGAGAAGTTAATAGCTGAAAATATTGATGTTTTTGAGTCAGTTGCCCTTGAGGAGACGGATAGCGAAGAGAAAGCAAGAGAAAAACTTGAGCGCGAGATAGAGCTTCTGACGAAACTTGAAGGTCTTGAATCAACAGATCCTGTCAGACAATATCTAAGAGAGATTGGTAGAGTGCCGCTTCTTTTTGCTGAAGATGAAATAGAGCTTGCCAAAGCTTATGAGAAAGGTGATAAAAAGGCAAAAGATCTTTTAACCGAATCAAACCTCCGCTTGGTTGTTTCAATCGCCAAAAAATATATTGGCCGTGGGCTTTCTTTGCTTGACTTAATTCAGGAGGGAAATCAAGGATTAATTAGGGCGGTTGAGAAGTATGACTGGCGGCGTGGTTACAAGTTTTCAACTTATGCTACCTGGTGGATAAGGCAAGCGATAACAAGAGCAATTGCTGATCAGGCAAGAACTATCAGAATACCGGTCCATATGGTTGAAACCATTAATAAAATTTATCGTGTTTCAAGAAAACTGATGCAAGAGTTGGGTCGTGATCCTACTCCTGAGGAAATAGGAGAAGAGCTTGATATGCCACCCGAGCGGGTAAGAGAAATTTTTAAGATTGCCCAGGATACGACTTCTCTTGAAGCGCCAGTTGGAGAGGATAAGGATAGTATTTTAGGGGATTTTATTCCTGATGAGCAATCTTTATCACCAGTTGACCAAGCTTCAAAGCAGCTTTTGAAAGACCATCTTGATGAGGTTTTTTCCACTCTCTCTGATCGCGAGGCAAAAGTTTTGAAATTAAGATTTGGGCTTGAGGGAACAAAACCGTTGACGCTTGAGGAAGTCGGTAAGGTTTTTGGGGTTACTCGCGAAAGAATTAGACAAATTGAAGCAAAAGCTTTGCGAAAGCTAAAACATCCAAGCCGCAGAAAGAAGCTTCAAGATTATCTTGATTAGTTTCAGTATTTGCAACGGTGACTATTGGTTGGTATTAAATTGGGCCGGGTTGAATTTATTTAGGTCAATGAAATTAATATCAGCTGGCGGTTCAAATTTGTCGTTCGAAATAGCTGCTGGCAAACAAGTGTATTTAATGTCAGGACTATCAACTCCGCTTTCTTCCCATGCATCTTTTGTCTCCCCCGTTTGATCTTTTTCTTCATAACAGATCTTGGCTCCTTGCTTTAATTTGTCAGCTGAATTCCAACTCCAGACACAATTATCTTTAACGATCACCTCAGCTGTGTCGCCATTTGCTGATGACATTTTTCCTCTCCACATCTTGCCTTTTAAGTATCCTTCAAACTCGTTTTCGCCGATTTTGTAGGTGCATTTCATCGGTATTCCTTTTTCAACAGCTAATTTCAAACTTCCGACTACTGCTTCTTCTGTTTTTTGACTTACATTTTCAGCCACTTTTTCAACAGGACTGGTGATATTTTTATTAATTCCTTTTTGTTTTGAAATTAGAAAGGCAAAGATAAGAAGAACGACTATTATAGTTGCAATAGGTAAAATTTTCTTTTTAATTTTACTCACCTCCTTTTGGTGAGTTAATAATAACAGATTGCGATTTCTTTTTTCTAGGGGAAGTTAGCTTGATTTTTTGAGATTCACAAAAGTTCCAAGAGATCCGCCTAGGGAATAGGAGATAAGAACAGGCAGATTGTTTTCAAGATGATTTATGAGCTGATAGAGAATGAAGAAGTAGAGGATATTTTCTATAAAGACGACTACTGAAGCACTAAAATTCCTTCCCCTTGCGATAAAAGAGGTTCTTGCTGTTGCCAGAAACATTTCTATAAATCCAACAAAAAGATAAATTACAGCTTGTATGACTGTGTTTAGCATAGCGTTTATTCCTCCCCAAAGGGTCAAAATCAGAGTTAGTAAGATATTCTTTTTCCATAGGCTTTGAAAACGGAACGAAAGACTTGTTCCGCTAGCTTATTTTATCTTAAAGACGCTCTTCTATCAAGTCTAAAAAATGATATAATATTAAAAGTTAAAAGTTAAAAGTTGAAATTTGTAATTTGTAACTTGGAGTCTGTTTGTATATTGGGATTTGTGGTTTGGAATTTGTTTAGAATTTAGGATTTAGAAACTAGAACTTTAAAACAAGATAATCCCCGGTAGCTCAGCTGGTAGAGCGCGCGGCTGTTAACCGCTAGGTCGAAGGTTCGAGTCCTTCCCGGGGAGCCATCCTTCGCCAAGGCTACGGAGTGGCAT contains:
- a CDS encoding DNA primase, with the translated sequence MDQVEEIKQKTDIVNIISERLELKKAGRNYKALCPFHQEKTPSFMVSPELQIYKCFGCGESGDVFSFLEKYEGMSFFETLQYLADKLGIKLKRVNLGREDKRERILSLNELAAKFYNYVLLEHKLGKKALSYLTEKRGLKLETVKKFNLGFSPKNSQALVNFLIKKKGFTKEELIESGTFFPRAGALQDRFYGRVIFPLYDHRGRTVGFGGRILPPEFGGEENKDQAKYINSPETLVYKKSHTLFGLNLVKEEIKREKEVVIVEGELDMISSYQAGVRNIVAVKGSALTQEQASLLLRFAEKFIFAYDTDNAGINAIKRGAVVTQKLGAQIKVARLGSYKDPDDMARANPEGLKRVVQEAVPVWDFLIDLSFEKNDAKTGEGKAKISQELVPILSSIEDKIVQAHYVEVLAERLSVPSTAVFEEVSKKQGEAVLEQKVVTEKFAPKKSRRELLEERLLALLFQSDVEGILDESLDLFLQSRVHKKLVEELRKFLSESKKFDPALFLKALPSEIAGHFSELMLYEAGFDFEDKERLEKEIASIKKDLKQEMIKEKLIDIQEKMKQAEAKRDVEALNLLRKEFAQKTSELSALNKENGVV
- a CDS encoding RNA polymerase sigma factor RpoD, with protein sequence MEKKVASELIKKGRSQGFLTQDEILEAFPDAENHIEELDELYEKLIAENIDVFESVALEETDSEEKAREKLEREIELLTKLEGLESTDPVRQYLREIGRVPLLFAEDEIELAKAYEKGDKKAKDLLTESNLRLVVSIAKKYIGRGLSLLDLIQEGNQGLIRAVEKYDWRRGYKFSTYATWWIRQAITRAIADQARTIRIPVHMVETINKIYRVSRKLMQELGRDPTPEEIGEELDMPPERVREIFKIAQDTTSLEAPVGEDKDSILGDFIPDEQSLSPVDQASKQLLKDHLDEVFSTLSDREAKVLKLRFGLEGTKPLTLEEVGKVFGVTRERIRQIEAKALRKLKHPSRRKKLQDYLD